The Actinomycetota bacterium genome includes a window with the following:
- a CDS encoding Lrp/AsnC ligand binding domain-containing protein, translated as MAAAYILVSVDAGQAKDVLKRIRAMEGVRQAHACWGQPDIFAFCELSDDHQLADVVLGAIHNMPGVRSTETHLVVEV; from the coding sequence ATGGCGGCAGCGTACATCTTGGTTTCGGTAGACGCGGGTCAGGCCAAAGACGTTCTCAAGCGCATCCGGGCCATGGAAGGAGTGCGCCAGGCGCACGCCTGCTGGGGGCAGCCGGACATCTTCGCGTTCTGCGAGCTGTCCGACGACCATCAGCTCGCGGACGTGGTCCTCGGTGCGATCCACAACATGCCGGGCGTCCGCTCGACGGAGACGCATCTGGTCGTTGAGGTTTAG